The proteins below are encoded in one region of Belonocnema kinseyi isolate 2016_QV_RU_SX_M_011 chromosome 3, B_treatae_v1, whole genome shotgun sequence:
- the LOC117169117 gene encoding alpha-ketoglutarate-dependent dioxygenase alkB homolog 6: MENVESCEFKNNILRNNIVSQVPPSAFYIPNFITEEEEQEIIKLVNKAPLPKWTQLSHRRLQNWGGIPHPKGMIAEEIPSWLKKYVDKVSELNVFEESKKPNHVLINEYLPGQGIMAHSDGPLFHPIVSTISCGSHTLLDFYERLDTEKVEKPPKYEFSLLIEPRSLLFLQKDLYQNYLHSIQERSNDVISTKKLKNMNQCSKKYSDQDILERSTRISLTIRHVPKVSKMKLKIGR, encoded by the exons ATGGAAAACGTTGAgtcttgtgaatttaaaaataacattctgagGAATAATATTGTTAGTCAG GTGCCTCCCTCGGCATTTTATATACCGAATTTCATAACGGAGGAGGAAGaacaagaaataataaaacttgttAACAAAGCCCCATTGCCGAAATGGACACAATTAAGTCATCGGAGGCTTCAAAATTGGGGTGGAATTCCTCATCCCAAAGGAATGATAGCTGAGGAAATACCAAGT TGGCTGAAAAAATACGTTGATAAAGTATCGGAGTTGAACGTATTTGAGGAATCCAAGAAACCAAATCACGTTCTTATCAACGAATATTTACCTGGGCAAGGTATCATG GCTCATTCAGACGGACCGCTTTTTCATCCTATTGTCAGCACAATTAGTTGTGGTTCCCACACACTCTTGGACTTTTACGAACGTCTCGACACTGAAAAAGTC gaaaaaccTCCAAAGTATGAATTTAGTTTGCTAATAGAACCCAGAAgcttattatttttgcaaaaggaTTTGTACCAAAATTATTTGCATTCTATTCAAGAAAGATCGAATGACGTTATTTCTACCAAGAAGCTCAAGAATATGAATCAGTGCTCAAAAAAATACTCAGACCAAGACATATTGGAACGGTCGACAAGAATTTCTTTGACTATCAGACATGTTCCCAAAGTTAgcaaaatgaaactaaaaatcgGAAGATAA